The sequence below is a genomic window from Chloroflexota bacterium.
AGACCTTATCCTCGCCTTGGCCAGTGATGAGGGGAACGCCATTGATAACTGGAACGACCCGGGCAAACTCGGCAGGCATGCCCGTAGTTGCCACGATCACATCAGCGTCCACCCGTGAAGGGGTTAGTTCCGTCACTCGGTACTGGTTAACCGTGGCATTGATACCTTTCCGCCTGAGAAAATCCTCAATTTTGACCCGAAGCATAGTCGAAGTGGCGATGCCTGTCGCGCACACGATATAGATTCTTTTCTGTTCTGCCATAGAAACTCCTTAGCCCTCAACAGTCTCTTCGCGTAACCCAGCGCTACAATAGGTTCTATCCACCCATCTCATCCCTCCTTTCTCGAGACCGCTATTTCCATTCGTAATTGAACAAACCTTACACCAACTCAACGGTCAATTCCGCCTCGCGCAACCGTTCCAGCATAGCCGGCGGAATGCCCCGATCTGTAATGAGCACGTCCACTTCACTCAGATCACATACTTTGGCAAATCCCACTATCCCAAACTTGGAGGAATCGGTAAGCAAGATAACTTGCTCACCCGCGCGAACCATGGCCTGTTTAACAGCCACCTCTTCCAAATTCACGTTGGCGATAGTGCCATCCGGGTGAATGGCGTCGGCACCCAAGAAGGTCTTATTCACGCGCAATGTTCTCAGAAACGCTTCCACTTGGGGGCCCAGCAAGGTATATACATTGGCACGGGCGATACCACCGGTGCACACCAAGTTGATATTAGGATTGGAAGCCAATTTGACGGCGATTTGGAGGTCATTGGTGACCACAGTGAGGTTGCGTTTGTGGAGGAGCAAGAGGGCTAGTTCGTACGTCGTAGAGCCAGCGTCGAGGATGATCGTCTCCCCGTCCAACACCATCTCCGCAGCAGCAGCGGCGATACGACGTTTCTCTTCTATGTGGCGTTGGCGCTTGACATCATACGGGAGTTCGAGGGTGGTGCTGCGGACCGACAGCACGGCCCCTCCCCGGGTACGGGTAACCAGGCCCTCTTGAGCCAGGCATTCCAAATCCCGGCGGACGGTGGCTGCGGAAACGTTCAGGGACGGT
It includes:
- a CDS encoding PTS sugar transporter subunit IIB; translation: MAEQKRIYIVCATGIATSTMLRVKIEDFLRRKGINATVNQYRVTELTPSRVDADVIVATTGMPAEFARVVPVINGVPLITGQGEDKVLQELLDILRGKELTK
- a CDS encoding DeoR/GlpR transcriptional regulator, which gives rise to MLAEERRAILLQRLKDNGYIEVTDVAPSLNVSAATVRRDLECLAQEGLVTRTRGGAVLSVRSTTLELPYDVKRQRHIEEKRRIAAAAAEMVLDGETIILDAGSTTYELALLLLHKRNLTVVTNDLQIAVKLASNPNINLVCTGGIARANVYTLLGPQVEAFLRTLRVNKTFLGADAIHPDGTIANVNLEEVAVKQAMVRAGEQVILLTDSSKFGIVGFAKVCDLSEVDVLITDRGIPPAMLERLREAELTVELV